The Natranaerovirga pectinivora DNA segment TATAAGAACGGCCATTGTTGCTAATCCCATCCCCATACCATTGTAAGCACTTGTTGTAACGGCTAAGGTTGGACACATACCTAATATTTGAATAAAAATAGGATTCTCTGTAAAAATACCAGTTTTTAGTCTATTTATAAAACCATTCATATTACTGTGCCCCCCCTAAATGTTCATTATAATAATTTACTGCTTTATTAACACCATTTACAACTGCCTCAGAAGATACAGTTGCAGAACTAATAGAATCAATTGTATTATCACCTGAAGTTCCTGATGAACCTAACTTAAACGGTTCAGCCACTTCATCTTTAAACTGGTTTTTGAATCCTGCTTCAGTGATCCTTGAACCTAATCCAGCCGTTTCTGTATGGCTTATAATTTCTATACCATTAATGGTACCCTCTGAACTAATACCAACTGCAATAGTAATTCTTCCATAATACCCTCTGTTA contains these protein-coding regions:
- a CDS encoding RnfABCDGE type electron transport complex subunit G — its product is MGKNNIFKNALILFAITLISGALLGLVYELTKDAIAEQGMLRQYAALDSITPEVDTYNPLDVINDGDTAIEIREVLEIIKDNAVIGYNFILDNNRGYYGRITIAVGISSEGTINGIEIISHTETAGLGSRITEAGFKNQFKDEVAEPFKLGSSGTSGDNTIDSISSATVSSEAVVNGVNKAVNYYNEHLGGAQ